Within Vicia villosa cultivar HV-30 ecotype Madison, WI linkage group LG1, Vvil1.0, whole genome shotgun sequence, the genomic segment GCACCCAAGTCATCAACATCCACCGGAGACTCACACAGAACatccatttctgatggaggaatggagcaagttttGAGTGGAGTAACCTCTTGTCTGTTGAATGCTTGTTGAGAGGAACTTGaggaaggattcatggtgaatgctaggttgaagatgaataaactagggtttatgcaaaatgcagagaatgagagagagagagagagatcaaacaaagatgacaaagaatgcaaagagagagagagagagagagagagagagagagagagagagagagagagagagagagaaataaaagagggaaatgaaacgtttgaagaaataaaaaacgaaaaagaaataaaatgaaatgatgaatggcatttaatgttacgtgacgtgaggagagagacttatgacaaatgaagtgattagcacagttacctagggcggcatcacctcaactgcacgcatgcttgtccaaaaatagtgaacacgtgtttaccatctggaaagccagttacagctgttttacttttaaagagattctgaatcaacttagacaatgaaacgttagtaataacagaatcactacttctaattgattaaaatcataacttcttataaaagactaatccaatcacatttcagaatttaaccatacataagatcttctcatcttctcattctgggcataaatccatactgatatttttcagaatgaatttaaatctatcttcaaccaggggttttgtaaagatatcagcccattgatggtctgtatccacaaagtttaaagatagaacacccttctgaacatagtcccttatgaaatgatgtttaatctcaatatgtttagcttttgaatgtagaataggatttttagataaacatatagcagaagtattatcacagaagataggaatgttactctcatatatctgataatcttctagccgactcttcatccagagcatttgtgtgctacaaccagcagcagcaacatattctgcttctgttgttgagagagcaatggtagcttgcctcttgctgtaccaggagatcagatgacttccaagaaattgacaacttccagaagtactttttctttcaattctatctccatcatagtcagcatcacagaatcctactaagttgtattctttagatcttctgtagactaaaccaacattagtagtacctttcagatacctcagaattctcttaacagcagttaagtgagattctctagaatCTGATTGGaatatagcacacaaacaaacactgaaaagtatgtcaggtctagaagcagtcaaatatagaagagatccaatcatacctttgtacaacttctgatctaccttcttacttacctcatccttacctaggatgcacgTTGGATGCatgggagtttttgcttctttgcagtcagaaagattaaacttcttcagaagttctttcacatacttggtttgatgaacatatgttccttctgatgtttgattgatttgtatcccaaggaaatacttgagttctcccatcatgctcatctcaaactcagcctgcatagactcagcaaactcctttccaagtgtagcattagatgttccaaagataatatcatctacatatatttgacatattaaaatatcctttttaaaggttttacaaaagagagtagtgtccacttttcctctagtgaaaccattttccagaaggaaagaacttaaacattcataccaagctcttggagcttatttcaatccgtataatgatttctttaatttaaaaacatgatttggagacatggagtcttcaaaaccaggaggttggtggacatagacttcttcatctatataaccatttaagaaggcactcttaacatccatctgataaagagtgatgttatgttgagtggcaaaagaaattaacagacgaatagattctaacctggccactggtgcaaaggtttttgtatagtcaatcccttcttgctgactgtaaccctgagcaaccagtctggctttgtttcttaccacttctcctttctcactcagcttgtttctgaagacccatttgtaccaatgatattgaatccttttggtctaggaacaagatcccatacatcattccttgtaaactgattaagttcttcttgcatagcaattatccagtctggatcttctagagcttgatcaacagaagttggctcgatcaaagacacaagacctaattgacatgctgcgttgttcttaaggaatgctcttgttctgataggatcatccttctttccaagaatgacatcttctgaatgagcagaagtgtgtctggaagatcttctgacagttggttcttcagaaatgcttagattctccaaagaagctgcaacttgatcttcagattctttacttctgagaagttctgcttctgatgctttgcttcttggttctactgcttttgatatatcaatatcaaaatctgcaaaattctcaaactgctttggcttttcaagaccaagcttatcatcaaacctgatattgattgattcttctacaatcaatgtttcagtattgtatactctgtagctttttgagcgttcagaatatccaagaaggaaacacttttgtgccttagaatcaaacttaccaagatgatctttagtattcagaataaaacatacacatccaaaaggatggaaatatgaaatgttgggctttctgttcttccacaattcataaggagtcttatttagaataggtctgatagagattctattctgaatgtaacatgcagtgtttattgcttctacaatcatggttctagccatttcttgtagagtcctattctttcgctctacaactccattttgctgtggagttctagggcacgagaaatcatgggcaataccattttctttgaagaactcctcaaagaatttgttctcaaattcgccaccatgatcacttctgacctttatgactttgcactccttctcagattgaatctgagtgcagaattcaaagaacactgaatgagactcatccttgtgtttcaagaactttacccatgtccagcggctataatcatctacaatgactaatccatatttcttccctctgacagatgctgttttgactgggccaaacagatcaatgtgcaggagttctaacggccttgaggtagaaacaacattcttagacttgaatgcaagtttggagaacttgcccttctgacatgcttcacaaagagcatctgattgatatttcagattagggagtcctctgacaagatttagtttgttaatctgagaaatctttctcaaactagcatgtcctaatcttctgtgccagacccactgctcttcagaaacagacataagacaagttaccttctgattcttaagatcttgaagatctgtcttgtaaatgttgttcttcctcttgcctgtaaataggattgagccatccttctgacttacagccttgcaagacttttgattaagattatatcataaccattgtcacttaattgacttatggacaataagttatgtgttaatccttctacaagaagtacattagttatggaaggagagttaccagactttatagttccagagccaattatcttgcccttctgatctcctccaaacttgacttctccaccagatttaagcaccaggtcttggaacatagaccttcttcctgtcatgtgtcgcgagcatccagagtccaggtaccatgacatgttgtgctttgtcttctttgcagccaaggatatctgcaataagaataatcttttccttaggtacccacattttcttgggtcctttcttgttagttttcctcaagttctgattgaacttgggtttagcattataagcaataggaggaacatcatgatattctttttcttgagttccatgatatttcttaggttgtgtcacatgcttcttggtgtgtgttatgtgaaagctttgagcatgtgatgtgtgcctaatatcatgtgagtggccatacttgaactgatcatacaaaggcttgtatgtgattttcatatcatccacaggttcaagtttgtatggggtttcaccctcaaaaccaatgccaactctcttgtttcttgaaatagcatatatcatagaagctagctgacttctgccaatacttctagataagaacttcctgaagcttaaatcatattctttcagaatatggttcagactaggagtgaacttttctgaatcagaagaagatccaatgttgttggataattttaaaactttttcttttacttcagaattttccaactcaagcttcttagtttcaaattcaaattgctttttcagcttcttgtatttgatactaagatgagattttagttcaagaagctctgttagactggaaactaactcatctctagttagttcagaaaatacctcttcagaatctgattctgatgtagattctgatccatcattgacagtggccattagtgcaatgtttgcctgctcatcttcagagtctgattcatcttctgactcatcccatgttgccataagacctttcttcttatgaaacttcttcttgggattttccttctgaagttttgggcactcattcttgtagtgtccaggctcattgcattcatagcacatgaccttcttcttgttaaatcttctgcctccagaagattctcctctttcagacttctttgaacttctgaagctcttgaacttcctctgcttgcttttccagagttggttaactcttctggaaatcatggacagttcatcttcttcttcttctgattctgattttttagaatctacttcttcagcctgaaaagcgttagtgcattttttattattagattttaatgcaacagacttacctttcttctgaggttcatttgcatcaagctcaatttcatgactcctcagggcactgatcagctcttccaaagagacttcattcagattcttcgctatcttgaatgcagtcaccattgggccacatcttctgggcaagcttctgatgatcttcttcacatgatcagccttagtgtagcctttgtccagaactcttaatccagcagttagagtttgaaatcttgaaaacatcttctcaatgtcttcatcatcctccatcttgaaggcttcatacttctggattagcgcaagagctttggtctccttgacttgagcatttccttcatgagtcattttcaaagactcatatatgtcatgggccgtttccctgttggatatcttctcatactcagcatgagagatagcgttCAGCAACACAATCCTACAcctgtgatgatttttgaattctttcttttgctcATCAGACATTTCTTTTCTTGTGAGACATACACCACTAGATTTGactggatgtgtgtaaccatccaacagaagatcccataattcagcatctagaccaagaaagtaactttcaagtttatccttccaatattcaaagttttcaccatcaaatactggtggtctagtgtaaccattgttaccattgttttgctcagcagagccagatgtaaatgtatttgttggatcaaccatcttgacttaagcgtttttctcttcctgaatcatttctaaacacggttaagtgtttgcaccttagaaccggcgctctgatgccaattgaagggtagaaaaacacttagaaagggggggtttgaataagtgtagtttcaaaactagtaagataaaaacaacttgcacaattatttttatcctggttcgttgttaactaaactactccagtccacccttatcaggtgatttacctcaactgaggatttaatccactaatcacacaagattacaatggttttccacttagacattgctaagtcttctagagtcttctgatcacaacctgatcactctaggaacaatctgcttagataacctctaagacttttctagagtcttctgatctaactgatcactctagtcctttacaacttaatgtaaacaaattctaagagtattacaatgcttcttaaaatcgataatcacaactgtgatatttctcttacggtttaaagcttaatctcactatagtattacaacagcaataagtgaggttgaagatgaagtttgagagcttttgaatttgacagcgtttctgtaaatTTGTGCAAGAGTTctactttgcttctcatcagaacttcattttataggcgcatgagaagatgaccgttgggagcatttaatgctttgcgtattccgtacagcattgcatttaatgtttcactcttttgtcaactacctcgagccttgtgactactgacgttgccgttaatagcttctaacgttccttttgtcagtcagcgtagcctgccatcttctgaccttgaagtgcttctgagcgtgataccatgacctcagtgcttctgcttctgaactccaatccttctgatgcttccatagaccatgttctgattctgcttgaccatcttctgatgtcttgtcagaccatgttctgatgttgcatgttaaACCTTCAGAGtgaaagcttctgagcgctgatttgtgcatactctttatatatttcctgaaaaggaaattgcataggattagagtaccacattatcttaagaaaaattcatatacattgttatcatcaaaactaagataattgatcagaacaattcttgttctaacaaaaactaaCTGGGAGACAATCGTGAGTAATAGGAAAAGCTTTGAAGTTTAGGGGCATCCAGTAAACAATTTCAAGATCTCTAAAGATCATCATCAACTCTTCAATCAACAAAGACCTCATGATGCAACTTTCTTCCATGTTTTGTATGTTCTTTCTGAAAGTTGGCCACACAACCACTTTTACCATGTCCAACATTTCATTATCATACAACTTTATAGTAGGTGAAGGATGCCAATACTCTAGCTTTCCTTCCATGAAGTCTTTTATTCTCTGTTTCATGAGGAAAACTTTATCATTTTGAGTTGCTATGTGAATACAGAATTGCAAAGCCTTTTCCATGTTAGTACAACGATTGCAATTACGTATTTTTTTCTTGTCAAGCACACTGCTGGGCATGCTTATCCGTTTTTTATCGAACCGTATAAACACGGTAGTCAGTATGTTGATCTTCTCCATGGTCATTACAATGTCGTCAATCACACATTTGTCTCCTACATCATAGTAATGCATTATAAGAACAAAAAATattccttcaaaagcagttttcaATGAGATTCCGAATATCAATGAAGCGAACACGGACTGTGACGCAAAAACAAAGCCAAGTGACTTGATAGTGACCATTTCCAAAATAAAAATCGATATAACAAAAATAAGAAGGACAACTAAGAAGTTAAAGAAGTTGTATAACTTTGGGACCGGTGATTTGGTATCATTTATTCTTAAACTAAGCGTTCTTCTCTCCCTGAACACACTCAGAATCCAGTCCTTCAAGGAAGTTTGACTTACTTTTCCAGAATTTGATCCTCTTTTAAAGTGATTTACAATTTGAGCAGCTTCAGTTTCAATCATGAAAGACATCAAGTCCTCAATTTCTATAGACCTGGAACCACACAAATCAAGATTTCTGAATATTTGTTCGGTTGCTGCTTTAGCCTCCTTTTCAGTTGAGGCTAATGCGGAATGGTTGTCTTCCAAATCAAATGCTCTGTAGGTAAATGTTTTCATTAAGCTATTCATTTCCAAAGACGACACAAATTTTGGATTCAGCTTATGCAAAAGATTGAGAGTTAGTCTACCACCATATTCAATCTCACTCCTTGACCTTTCAATTATGATGGTAGAAAAGTTACGAGCAGCCAGTCTTTCATCCTCTTGTGCTTTAGCCCTTCGAATTTCGACCATATATGGTCCGGAAAGCATATTAATCAATGAGTGATTAACGATCGACTCTTCAATCTTACCGCAATATGCTATCGCGTAAAAATGAGTGGTTAAAATTTcagcaattagggttttgaagatCCATAATGCAGGAGCCAAAAATAAACTGCTGAACATGTCTTTCTCCATGTATAGCATTAAAACGCAGATCACCGCCCTGTGAAGAGGCTTATAGAACC encodes:
- the LOC131658026 gene encoding mechanosensitive ion channel protein 6-like, with amino-acid sequence MQVKDVVINIDENREMSEIQWENVQTSFVGESSSNAQSSLKDENHSSEISEIKGETVQTSFVGESSSNAQSSLINENHSSKYKKRKSSLLILFGRLGLILIPALLLTLTFRYLWNMNLWEVRLWKYEVIILFLVSGSFLSHCIIRIIIVFFIQRKFHLEIKLVYYVYTLKKTIQNFLWLLLLAWSLWFYKPLHRAVICVLMLYMEKDMFSSLFLAPALWIFKTLIAEILTTHFYAIAYCGKIEESIVNHSLINMLSGPYMVEIRRAKAQEDERLAARNFSTIIIERSRSEIEYGGRLTLNLLHKLNPKFVSSLEMNSLMKTFTYRAFDLEDNHSALASTEKEAKAATEQIFRNLDLCGSRSIEIEDLMSFMIETEAAQIVNHFKRGSNSGKVSQTSLKDWILSVFRERRTLSLRINDTKSPVPKLYNFFNFLVVLLIFVISIFILEMVTIKSLGFVFASQSVFASLIFGISLKTAFEGIFFVLIMHYYDVGDKCVIDDIVMTMEKINILTTVFIRFDKKRISMPSSVLDKKKIRNCNRCTNMEKALQFCIHIATQNDKVFLMKQRIKDFMEGKLEYWHPSPTIKLYDNEMLDMVKVVVWPTFRKNIQNMEESCIMRSLLIEELMMIFRDLEIVYWMPLNFKAFPITHDCLPVSFC